In one Streptomyces sp. NBC_00597 genomic region, the following are encoded:
- a CDS encoding SCO5717 family growth-regulating ATPase: MSGDRNERRGGTWDVPTDDQSDAEPEVTGEFTIDYTPPAWYTQGAAPAAPVPGLPEGSGFEPHRPTDVASPPTMRIAPPAPRTPSDGAGVPAQVPAPAPAPAETAAPPALAAADNVVAPAAEAPAPPAPADVPAPVTTSADGTGVPAALPAPAEVPALPAPMPAPAAAAPEATHTPGMFVKAPVGGPDPVQRQDTPPDGTAIPFGNPEPVAAQTPQDAVPAPQVPSPVSPADAVHPPVEAPFGGPAGELPALPPAFHATTTPQDGYGFPPAPAPTSTQDGYAFPSAPAPAPQDAFPPAPAPQDGYGFPPAPAPAPTSPQDSYAFPSTPAPAPQDAFPPAPAPQDGYGFPPAPAPAAPAPQDGYGFPPAPVPAQPQPQPPVDGGDFAFPPAQHAPVAPQPQQPQQPQPQYDPRSSGQWSSGPQPGPQPHDPRYQPGPAGGGAPLGYTAAVELSSDRLLRGKQKPKPQRSGFRFGGKAAEAERLRKLELIRTPVMSCYRIAVISLKGGVGKTTTTTALGATLATERQDKILAIDANPDAGTLGRRVRRETGATIRDLVQAIPYLNSYMDIRRFTSQAPSGLEIIANDVDPAVSTTFNDEDYRRVIETLGRQYPIILTDSGTGLLYSAMRGVLDLADQLIIISTPSVDGASSASTTLDWLSAHGYADLVSRSLTVISGVRETSKMIKIEDIVQHFETRCRGVVVVPFDEHLAAGAEVDLDLMRPKTREAYFNLSALVAEDFVRAAQQAPPGHWGAPQQPQPQQPQQPQQPQQPQPHQQPPAPQQPQPQGQPYGQPQAPSPYQQPPQPYGQPYPQPGQPWQPQQQSPQQPQHPQQPPRDPRLG, from the coding sequence GTGAGCGGCGATCGGAACGAGAGGCGCGGCGGGACTTGGGACGTCCCGACGGACGATCAGTCCGACGCGGAGCCCGAGGTGACGGGCGAGTTCACCATCGACTACACCCCGCCGGCCTGGTACACGCAGGGCGCGGCCCCTGCCGCTCCCGTACCGGGCCTCCCGGAGGGCAGCGGCTTCGAGCCCCACCGCCCGACGGACGTGGCCTCGCCCCCGACGATGCGGATCGCCCCACCGGCCCCCCGCACGCCGTCGGACGGCGCGGGCGTCCCGGCCCAGGTGCCGGCCCCGGCCCCGGCTCCGGCCGAGACCGCCGCCCCGCCGGCGCTGGCAGCGGCGGACAACGTCGTTGCGCCCGCAGCCGAGGCACCCGCCCCGCCGGCCCCGGCCGACGTGCCGGCCCCCGTCACCACCTCCGCCGACGGCACCGGTGTGCCCGCGGCCCTCCCGGCACCGGCCGAGGTGCCCGCTCTGCCGGCTCCGATGCCGGCCCCGGCCGCCGCCGCGCCCGAGGCCACCCACACGCCCGGGATGTTCGTGAAGGCCCCCGTCGGGGGACCCGACCCCGTCCAGCGGCAGGACACCCCGCCCGACGGGACGGCCATCCCGTTCGGCAACCCCGAGCCCGTGGCGGCGCAGACGCCCCAGGACGCCGTCCCCGCGCCGCAGGTGCCGAGCCCCGTCAGCCCCGCGGACGCGGTTCACCCGCCCGTGGAGGCCCCCTTCGGGGGACCCGCAGGGGAACTCCCGGCGCTGCCACCCGCGTTCCACGCCACCACGACCCCCCAGGACGGCTACGGCTTCCCGCCGGCACCGGCCCCGACGTCGACCCAAGACGGCTACGCGTTCCCCTCCGCGCCCGCACCGGCGCCCCAGGACGCCTTCCCGCCCGCCCCCGCACCCCAGGACGGCTACGGCTTCCCGCCGGCACCCGCACCGGCCCCGACGTCGCCCCAGGACAGCTACGCGTTCCCCTCCACCCCCGCACCGGCGCCCCAGGACGCCTTCCCGCCCGCCCCCGCACCCCAAGACGGCTACGGCTTCCCGCCGGCACCCGCACCGGCCGCCCCCGCGCCGCAGGACGGGTACGGGTTCCCCCCGGCCCCCGTCCCGGCGCAGCCGCAGCCGCAGCCGCCCGTGGACGGAGGTGACTTCGCGTTCCCGCCCGCGCAGCACGCGCCCGTAGCCCCTCAGCCGCAACAGCCGCAACAGCCGCAGCCGCAGTACGACCCCCGCAGCAGCGGCCAGTGGTCCTCCGGGCCGCAGCCGGGCCCGCAGCCGCACGATCCTCGCTACCAGCCCGGCCCGGCCGGCGGTGGAGCGCCGCTCGGGTACACCGCCGCCGTCGAGCTGTCCTCCGACCGCCTGCTGCGCGGCAAGCAGAAGCCCAAGCCCCAGCGTTCCGGGTTCCGTTTCGGCGGCAAGGCGGCCGAGGCCGAGCGGCTGCGCAAGCTCGAACTGATCCGCACTCCGGTCATGTCCTGCTACCGCATCGCCGTCATCAGCCTCAAGGGCGGCGTCGGCAAGACCACGACCACCACCGCCCTCGGCGCCACGCTCGCCACCGAGCGTCAGGACAAGATCCTGGCCATCGACGCGAACCCCGACGCCGGTACCCTCGGCCGCCGGGTCCGCCGCGAGACCGGGGCCACGATCCGGGACCTGGTCCAGGCGATCCCGTACCTGAACTCGTACATGGACATCCGGCGGTTCACCTCTCAGGCCCCGTCCGGCCTGGAGATCATCGCCAACGACGTCGATCCGGCCGTCTCCACGACCTTCAACGACGAGGACTACCGCCGCGTCATAGAGACGCTGGGCCGCCAGTACCCGATCATCCTCACCGACTCGGGTACCGGGCTCCTCTACTCCGCCATGCGCGGCGTCCTGGACCTGGCCGATCAGCTGATCATCATCTCGACCCCGTCGGTGGACGGCGCCAGCAGCGCGAGCACCACGCTCGACTGGCTCTCCGCGCACGGGTACGCCGACCTGGTCTCCCGCTCCCTCACCGTCATCTCGGGGGTCCGCGAGACCAGCAAGATGATCAAGATCGAAGACATCGTGCAGCACTTCGAGACCCGCTGCCGGGGCGTCGTCGTGGTGCCCTTCGACGAACACCTCGCGGCCGGCGCCGAGGTCGACCTCGACCTGATGCGGCCCAAGACCCGGGAGGCGTACTTCAACCTCTCCGCGCTGGTGGCCGAGGACTTCGTCCGCGCCGCCCAGCAGGCGCCGCCGGGCCACTGGGGAGCGCCTCAGCAGCCCCAGCCCCAGCAGCCCCAGCAGCCCCAGCAGCCCCAGCAGCCGCAGCCGCACCAGCAGCCGCCGGCTCCGCAGCAGCCTCAGCCGCAAGGCCAGCCGTACGGGCAACCCCAGGCCCCGTCCCCCTACCAGCAGCCTCCCCAGCCGTACGGCCAGCCCTACCCGCAGCCCGGCCAGCCCTGGCAGCCCCAGCAACAGTCGCCGCAGCAGCCCCAGCACCCGCAGCAGCCCCCGCGCGATCCGCGCCTCGGCTGA
- a CDS encoding bifunctional riboflavin kinase/FAD synthetase: MQRWRGLEDIPQDWGRSVVTIGSYDGVHRGHQLIIGRAVAKARALGVPSVVVTFSPHPSEVVRPGSHPPILAPYDRRAELMAELGVDALLVLPFTAEFSQLSPADFIVKVLVDKLHARAVIEGPNFRFGHRAAGNVDFLRELGGTYDYEVEVVDLVERGAAGGGVPFSSTLARRLVAEGDMAGASEILGRPHRVEGVVVRGAQRGRELGYPTANVETPPHTAIPADGVYAGWLTANGERMPAAISVGTNLQFDATERTVEAYAIDRVGLDLYGLHVTVDFLAYVRGMAKFESLDGLLEAIADDVKRARTLTDTYDAER, from the coding sequence GTGCAGCGCTGGCGTGGCTTGGAGGACATCCCCCAGGACTGGGGACGCAGCGTCGTCACCATCGGCTCGTACGACGGTGTGCACCGGGGCCATCAGCTGATCATCGGGCGGGCCGTGGCCAAGGCGCGCGCGCTCGGCGTGCCGTCCGTCGTCGTCACCTTCAGCCCGCACCCGAGCGAGGTCGTGCGCCCCGGCAGCCACCCGCCGATCCTGGCCCCGTACGACCGCCGTGCCGAACTGATGGCCGAGCTGGGCGTCGACGCGTTGCTGGTCCTGCCGTTCACGGCGGAGTTCTCGCAGCTCTCCCCGGCCGACTTCATCGTGAAGGTGCTCGTCGACAAGCTGCACGCCCGGGCCGTCATCGAGGGACCGAACTTCCGTTTCGGCCACCGGGCCGCAGGAAACGTCGACTTCCTGCGCGAACTCGGCGGCACCTACGACTACGAGGTCGAGGTCGTGGACCTCGTCGAGCGCGGCGCGGCGGGCGGCGGCGTGCCGTTCTCCTCGACCCTGGCCCGCAGGCTGGTCGCCGAGGGCGACATGGCGGGCGCGTCCGAGATCCTGGGACGGCCGCACCGGGTCGAGGGCGTCGTCGTACGCGGCGCCCAGCGCGGGCGCGAGCTCGGCTACCCGACGGCCAACGTCGAGACGCCCCCGCACACCGCCATCCCGGCGGACGGCGTGTACGCGGGCTGGCTCACGGCCAACGGCGAGCGGATGCCGGCGGCGATCTCGGTGGGGACGAACCTCCAGTTCGACGCCACCGAGCGGACCGTGGAGGCGTACGCGATCGACCGGGTCGGCCTGGACCTGTACGGACTGCACGTGACCGTGGACTTCCTCGCGTACGTGCGCGGCATGGCGAAGTTCGAATCGCTGGACGGCCTCCTCGAAGCCATCGCGGACGATGTGAAGCGGGCGCGGACGCTGACCGACACCTACGACGCGGAGCGCTGA
- a CDS encoding WXG100 family type VII secretion target, protein MAGSDGHTKVRYESVQEMANRIRVVSKKIMTDLEEMDQALKVVTDTWDGEAHQAYVTLQGKYKGKADHMHNQLEQVAQLIERGKGDYRATDVKASRLFTEAY, encoded by the coding sequence ATGGCTGGTTCCGACGGCCACACCAAGGTCCGGTATGAGAGCGTCCAGGAGATGGCGAACCGCATCCGCGTCGTCTCGAAGAAGATCATGACGGACCTGGAGGAGATGGACCAGGCCCTGAAGGTCGTCACGGACACCTGGGACGGTGAGGCGCACCAGGCGTACGTCACGCTCCAGGGCAAGTACAAGGGCAAGGCCGACCACATGCACAATCAGCTGGAGCAGGTCGCCCAGCTGATCGAGCGCGGCAAGGGCGACTACCGCGCCACCGACGTGAAGGCCTCGCGCCTGTTCACCGAGGCCTACTGA
- a CDS encoding DUF397 domain-containing protein: MGTQQEKDELYALDISGVEWEGPPGTSPDEERVEIARLPEGAVAMRSSLDRDTVLRYTAAEWEAFVLGARDGEFDLDRGPR, encoded by the coding sequence ATGGGCACCCAGCAGGAGAAGGACGAGCTGTACGCGCTCGACATCAGCGGCGTGGAGTGGGAGGGCCCGCCCGGGACCAGCCCCGACGAGGAGCGGGTCGAGATCGCGCGGCTGCCCGAGGGCGCGGTGGCCATGCGGTCCTCGCTCGACCGGGACACCGTCCTGCGCTACACGGCGGCCGAGTGGGAGGCGTTCGTACTCGGCGCCAGGGACGGGGAGTTCGACCTGGACCGCGGCCCGCGCTGA
- a CDS encoding WXG100 family type VII secretion target: MSNFGLADDPIVQAKNKIETTARAVTTQSRELADILATVSAGWTGVGASGFVSAQTVVNEDHDEIRRLLGVLHNAVAQTKNLSNAQDDDVRAAFKTVQAGAGQGGSGLNGI; the protein is encoded by the coding sequence ATGAGCAATTTCGGACTCGCAGACGATCCGATCGTCCAGGCGAAGAACAAGATCGAGACGACGGCCCGTGCCGTCACCACCCAGTCCCGCGAGCTGGCTGACATCCTCGCCACGGTGAGCGCCGGCTGGACCGGTGTGGGTGCCTCGGGCTTCGTTTCCGCCCAGACGGTCGTCAACGAGGACCACGACGAGATCCGTCGTCTGCTCGGCGTTCTGCACAACGCGGTCGCGCAGACCAAGAACCTCAGCAACGCGCAGGACGACGACGTGCGTGCGGCGTTCAAGACGGTGCAGGCCGGCGCGGGCCAGGGCGGCTCCGGCCTCAACGGCATCTGA
- the eccE gene encoding type VII secretion protein EccE produces the protein MATATQPQTGAPAPVRGGVTPYPKSSPGRFGPFRLQQLVLLQIAVAALLVAWVVEPLLLVPAGVLALVLVVLAVVRRHQRSLPEWIGGALALRSRRRRAASFAVPAGTEPGLAPLVEADPALRTLTFSDRDRRPVGMVGDGTFLTAVVQVDMDATALRPDRGARPLPLALVRDILEVDGIRLESAQLVQHTQPAPAPHLPAQSMATRNYAPLQATTGTPAVRLTWIALKLDPELCPEAVTARGGGLGGAQRCVVRAADQLASRLTGAGFRATVLTEQELTAALATSSCANPMAITQAGRSASTGRRTEETARIWRCDDRRHTTYWIGRWPQLGGSGAASLPQFVALLTSLPALATNFSLTMAPAERQGVTLTGHVRVTGRSDEELVAARRELERTARGVRTGLVRLDREQVPGLLASLPLGGAR, from the coding sequence ATGGCCACCGCGACGCAGCCGCAGACGGGCGCGCCCGCACCCGTACGCGGCGGGGTGACGCCGTATCCGAAGTCGAGCCCGGGCCGCTTCGGCCCGTTCCGATTGCAACAACTCGTGCTGCTCCAGATCGCCGTGGCCGCCCTCCTGGTGGCCTGGGTCGTGGAACCGCTGCTGCTGGTTCCCGCCGGTGTGTTGGCGCTCGTCCTGGTGGTGCTCGCGGTCGTACGCCGCCACCAGCGTTCCCTGCCCGAATGGATCGGCGGTGCGCTCGCACTGCGCTCCCGGCGCCGCAGGGCCGCGTCCTTCGCCGTGCCCGCGGGCACCGAACCGGGGCTGGCCCCGCTCGTCGAGGCCGATCCGGCGCTGCGGACCCTCACGTTCAGCGACCGCGACCGGCGGCCCGTCGGCATGGTCGGTGACGGGACGTTCCTGACGGCCGTCGTCCAGGTGGACATGGACGCCACCGCGCTGCGGCCCGACCGCGGGGCGCGGCCGCTGCCCCTGGCCCTCGTCCGGGACATCCTCGAAGTCGACGGCATCCGGCTGGAGTCCGCGCAACTGGTGCAGCACACCCAGCCCGCGCCGGCCCCGCACCTGCCAGCCCAGTCGATGGCCACCCGCAACTACGCGCCGCTCCAGGCCACCACGGGCACTCCGGCCGTCCGGCTGACCTGGATCGCGCTCAAGCTCGACCCCGAACTGTGCCCCGAGGCGGTCACCGCGCGCGGCGGCGGGCTCGGGGGCGCGCAGCGCTGTGTGGTCCGCGCCGCCGACCAGTTGGCGAGCCGGCTGACCGGGGCGGGGTTCCGTGCCACCGTGCTCACCGAGCAGGAGCTGACGGCCGCGCTGGCCACCTCCTCGTGCGCCAACCCGATGGCGATCACGCAGGCGGGGCGCTCGGCGAGCACCGGCCGGCGGACCGAGGAGACGGCCCGCATCTGGCGGTGCGACGACCGGCGGCACACCACGTACTGGATAGGCCGCTGGCCGCAGCTCGGCGGCAGCGGGGCGGCGTCCCTGCCGCAGTTCGTGGCACTGCTGACCTCGCTGCCGGCGCTGGCCACGAACTTCAGCCTGACGATGGCTCCGGCAGAGCGCCAGGGCGTGACGCTGACCGGCCACGTACGGGTCACGGGGCGCAGCGACGAGGAACTCGTGGCGGCCCGCAGGGAACTGGAACGGACGGCCCGCGGCGTGCGCACCGGGCTGGTCCGGCTCGACCGTGAACAGGTACCGGGGCTGCTGGCCTCGCTGCCGCTGGGAGGGGCACGATGA
- the mycP gene encoding type VII secretion-associated serine protease mycosin: protein MPSYARSALVSAVLAVTALSGTTAAAAAAPHPEPVRAPALDLAGAGECTFPMKKQIADRPWALQRLLLDALWAQTKGKDKSGKPVRVAVIDTGVDRANPQLSGAIDVGAGKDFIDPKGGDGTIDTVGHGTKVAGLIAARPQDGTGFVGLAPDATIIPIRQNDGQGKGNAQSLGQAIDHAVAKGAQVINISQDTDVPLTADSDLGKAVQRAVDAKVVVVASAGNDGMSGEKRKTYPAAFPGVLAVAASDRNNERAAFSQPGDFIAVAAPGVDMVSTVPGFGQCIDNGTSFSAPYVAGVAALLRAKHEDWTPQEIIWQIEGTAERSVNGRDDYVGWGVVDPVRAVTQDHERPKAPVPDPGPPPAAAPEAAALRMTETVQEREERFGTYALGIAGVLIAVIAGAATVVRDARKRRGRLQ, encoded by the coding sequence ATGCCCTCGTACGCGCGCAGCGCACTCGTCAGCGCCGTGCTCGCCGTCACCGCCCTGTCCGGTACGACCGCCGCGGCCGCGGCCGCACCGCACCCGGAGCCCGTCCGTGCACCGGCCCTGGACCTCGCGGGCGCCGGCGAGTGCACCTTCCCCATGAAGAAGCAGATCGCCGACCGCCCCTGGGCCCTTCAGCGGCTGCTGCTCGACGCGCTCTGGGCGCAGACCAAGGGCAAGGACAAGAGCGGCAAGCCCGTCCGTGTCGCGGTCATCGATACCGGCGTCGACCGTGCGAACCCGCAGCTCAGCGGTGCCATCGACGTCGGTGCGGGCAAGGACTTCATCGACCCCAAGGGCGGGGACGGCACCATCGACACGGTCGGCCACGGCACGAAGGTGGCCGGTCTGATCGCAGCCCGGCCGCAGGACGGCACCGGCTTCGTCGGTCTGGCCCCGGACGCCACCATCATCCCGATCCGGCAGAACGACGGGCAGGGCAAGGGCAACGCCCAGTCGCTGGGCCAGGCGATCGACCACGCAGTGGCCAAGGGCGCCCAGGTCATCAACATCTCCCAGGACACCGACGTTCCCCTGACCGCCGACTCCGACCTCGGCAAGGCCGTCCAGCGGGCCGTCGACGCGAAGGTCGTGGTCGTGGCCTCGGCGGGCAACGACGGCATGAGCGGCGAGAAGCGCAAGACCTACCCGGCGGCCTTCCCCGGCGTCCTCGCCGTGGCGGCCTCGGACCGCAACAACGAGCGGGCCGCCTTCTCCCAGCCCGGCGACTTCATCGCAGTGGCCGCGCCCGGCGTGGACATGGTCTCCACCGTCCCCGGCTTCGGCCAGTGCATCGACAACGGCACCAGTTTCTCCGCGCCTTACGTCGCCGGGGTCGCCGCCCTGCTGCGCGCGAAGCACGAGGACTGGACCCCGCAAGAGATCATCTGGCAGATCGAGGGGACCGCCGAGCGCTCGGTCAACGGCCGTGACGACTACGTCGGATGGGGTGTCGTCGACCCGGTGCGGGCGGTCACCCAGGACCACGAGCGTCCCAAGGCCCCCGTCCCGGACCCCGGACCGCCCCCGGCGGCCGCCCCCGAGGCGGCGGCGCTGCGGATGACGGAGACCGTGCAGGAGCGCGAGGAGCGGTTCGGAACGTACGCCCTCGGCATCGCGGGCGTGCTGATCGCGGTCATCGCGGGCGCGGCGACGGTGGTGCGCGACGCCCGCAAGCGCCGCGGCCGTTTGCAGTGA
- the eccB gene encoding type VII secretion protein EccB has product MASRRDELNAYTFAKRRTVAAFLQPSATGSEEGAPRPLRAVLPGLVAGALVLAGFGAWGMFKPQAPKGWDEAGTKVIVGKQSTTRYVVLTTKVNGKDQTRLHPVLNLASARLLLDPQKFKVIQIDDKILDAGKPPRGPIIGIPYAPDRLPAPQDAGKAKRWAVCQAPGGNGKTVQTATFVLADREAGLMDDARKVTDSQMLYVQSTGGAKERYLIDATGTKYKFPEGGGDAGKMTNALVGSTGATPQQVTQAWLDTLNSGDDLAFPQLPAGAGTKADVQGLTTADNKVGMVLKAQTGSGAQHYVVLPGKVAPVSDFVAWLLISAPATDGLNMHGKPREVDLQSLNPDATAFKGEAKWPQKKSDRINQTGAADPAQGTAAPGAAPQGAAARDTVCNVLRSVDGQGNQTLSTWAGTGFPIDITASGTSAYVTPGSGLLYTQVQGRQTTAGGALFLVTDTGLRYAVQANGDSDAEKSKIGAPDQPNGQGAADGRPEASQAQIRLGYGTVTPAMVPIAWSEFLSKGPRLDTNSARQPQGS; this is encoded by the coding sequence ATGGCATCACGACGTGATGAACTCAACGCGTACACCTTTGCGAAGCGGCGCACGGTGGCCGCGTTCCTCCAGCCTTCCGCCACGGGATCCGAAGAGGGCGCGCCGCGTCCGCTGCGCGCGGTCCTGCCGGGTCTGGTGGCGGGGGCGCTCGTACTGGCCGGGTTCGGTGCCTGGGGGATGTTCAAGCCGCAGGCGCCCAAGGGTTGGGACGAGGCCGGTACCAAGGTCATCGTCGGCAAGCAGTCGACGACCCGCTACGTGGTGCTGACGACCAAGGTGAACGGCAAGGACCAGACCCGGCTGCACCCCGTCCTCAACCTCGCTTCCGCCCGGCTGCTCCTGGATCCGCAGAAGTTCAAGGTCATCCAGATCGACGACAAGATCCTGGACGCGGGCAAGCCGCCGCGCGGGCCCATCATCGGCATCCCGTACGCGCCCGACCGGCTGCCGGCCCCGCAGGACGCGGGCAAGGCCAAGCGTTGGGCCGTCTGCCAGGCACCGGGCGGCAACGGCAAGACCGTTCAGACCGCGACGTTCGTCCTCGCCGACCGCGAGGCGGGGCTGATGGACGACGCCCGCAAGGTCACCGACAGCCAGATGTTGTACGTGCAGAGCACGGGCGGGGCCAAGGAGCGCTACCTGATCGACGCCACGGGGACGAAGTACAAGTTCCCCGAAGGCGGCGGGGACGCCGGGAAGATGACCAACGCGCTGGTCGGCAGCACCGGCGCCACCCCGCAGCAGGTCACCCAGGCGTGGCTGGACACCCTCAACTCCGGGGACGACCTGGCCTTTCCGCAGCTGCCCGCCGGGGCCGGAACGAAGGCCGACGTCCAAGGCCTGACCACCGCCGACAACAAGGTCGGCATGGTGCTGAAGGCGCAGACCGGCTCCGGTGCGCAGCACTACGTCGTCCTGCCCGGGAAGGTCGCCCCGGTCTCCGACTTCGTGGCGTGGCTGCTGATCTCGGCGCCCGCGACCGACGGCCTCAACATGCACGGCAAGCCCCGCGAGGTCGACCTCCAGTCGCTGAACCCGGACGCCACGGCGTTCAAGGGCGAGGCCAAGTGGCCGCAGAAGAAGTCCGACCGCATCAACCAGACCGGTGCCGCGGACCCCGCACAGGGCACTGCCGCACCGGGGGCCGCTCCCCAGGGCGCCGCCGCCCGCGACACCGTCTGCAACGTGTTGCGCTCGGTCGACGGACAGGGCAACCAGACGCTGAGCACCTGGGCCGGAACCGGTTTCCCCATCGACATCACCGCCAGCGGCACCAGCGCGTACGTCACGCCGGGCTCGGGGCTCCTGTACACGCAGGTCCAGGGCAGGCAGACGACGGCGGGCGGAGCCCTCTTCCTGGTCACCGACACCGGTCTGCGGTACGCGGTGCAGGCCAACGGGGACAGTGACGCCGAGAAGTCGAAGATCGGCGCGCCCGACCAGCCGAACGGCCAGGGCGCCGCGGACGGCCGTCCCGAGGCCAGCCAGGCACAGATCCGGCTCGGCTACGGGACCGTGACACCGGCCATGGTGCCCATCGCGTGGTCCGAGTTCCTCTCGAAGGGGCCGCGCCTGGACACCAACTCCGCACGCCAGCCCCAAGGTTCGTGA